The genomic DNA ACATAAATGTTTTCGGTCCTATTTTTTGAATGTCCCCGCCTATAGCGTATACAGTACCACTTAAAAAGTCAACGATACGTACCGCTTGATCAGTAGACATTCTCTGCAAATTAATTACAACAGCTCGTCTACCTTTTAGGTGGTCCGCAATCCCTTGCGCTTCCGAATATGTGCGTGGTTCTAATAAAACAACTTTTGAAGATTGTTTTGCTGTTTCAATACTCACAACATTTTGCTTCGGTTGCGCTTTCGGAAACGTAACATCTTGTTGTTCTGGTGGATCTTGCTGCTTTTTCATGTCTGTTTGCTCCTTTTCATAACCATATTGAGCTGCTTCTTTTTCTTCCGGTGTATCAAAAAAGAAGTATTTTACTTTTGACCAACTCATAATAAGATTCTCCTTCCTTTTACGCTTTTCCTACTAAAATCGTTCCCAAACGAATATATGTAGCCCCTTCTTCAATTGCAATCGTGTAATCGTTGGACATTCCCATTGATAATTCTTTACATGGCGCATGTAATAACTCTAGCTCCTGCACCTCTGTTTGTAGCATACGTAATTCCTTAAAACAGCGTCTGATTTCTTCCT from Bacillus cereus G9842 includes the following:
- a CDS encoding cell division protein SepF: MSWSKVKYFFFDTPEEKEAAQYGYEKEQTDMKKQQDPPEQQDVTFPKAQPKQNVVSIETAKQSSKVVLLEPRTYSEAQGIADHLKGRRAVVINLQRMSTDQAVRIVDFLSGTVYAIGGDIQKIGPKTFMCTPENVDIVGAISELFGEEEETNIKRW